The proteins below come from a single Acidimicrobiia bacterium genomic window:
- a CDS encoding iron-sulfur cluster assembly accessory protein codes for MLTSDAAAKVKELIEADGGEASALRLAVKRAGCSGYAYDMFFDSVIDDSDTVTTVDGVSVVVDAESMMMVDGATIDFKDNGLDGAGFAIDNPNATGGCGCGKSFS; via the coding sequence ATGCTCACATCGGACGCCGCGGCGAAGGTGAAAGAGCTCATCGAGGCAGATGGTGGCGAGGCCAGCGCGCTTCGGCTCGCCGTCAAGCGTGCAGGATGCTCCGGATACGCCTACGACATGTTCTTCGATTCGGTCATCGACGATTCGGACACTGTCACCACAGTCGACGGGGTCTCAGTGGTGGTCGATGCTGAGAGCATGATGATGGTCGACGGGGCAACCATCGACTTCAAAGACAACGGCCTCGACGGCGCAGGATTCGCGATCGACAACCCGAACGCCACCGGAGGCTGCGGTTGTGGCAAGAGCTTCTCTTGA
- a CDS encoding Rid family detoxifying hydrolase, which produces MPKTVHSPPSGPAALGPYSLATEAHGFVFCSGMVPVEPKSGQPVEGGITQQTHQVMQNIGAVLGDLDLGYDDIVKTSIFLADIDDFGAVNEVYAEYVGDAKPARATVQAGALPGGFLVEIECIAAR; this is translated from the coding sequence ATGCCCAAGACCGTCCATAGCCCGCCGAGCGGGCCAGCCGCACTCGGGCCTTACAGCCTTGCGACCGAAGCACACGGTTTCGTGTTCTGTTCGGGAATGGTGCCGGTTGAACCCAAGTCGGGTCAGCCGGTCGAAGGGGGCATCACCCAGCAGACGCATCAGGTGATGCAGAACATCGGTGCCGTGCTCGGGGATCTCGACCTCGGCTACGACGACATCGTCAAGACTTCGATCTTCCTCGCGGACATCGATGATTTCGGCGCCGTGAACGAGGTCTACGCGGAGTATGTCGGCGATGCCAAGCCAGCGCGGGCAACGGTGCAGGCGGGTGCTCTCCCGGGCGGTTTCCTCGTTGAGATCGAGTGCATCGCCGCCCGATGA
- a CDS encoding NUDIX domain-containing protein, giving the protein MGCRAVRPASTVCVVRDPGHLEVLMVQRTMDANFMPGVWVFPGGAVDDTDASPPAGFGTPPVDAWRVAALREMIEETGIWLTTDGTLERDVTEDAFGAVEASGVSLDLGALFYFANWITPAVFPIGFDTRFFVAVVEDHINGTIDGDELIDMAWVTPQEALKLDGDRRWELAYPTRRTLRLLAGESSSGSLISRLERVGSVPAVQPRLVVTDSEVYLLTPDDEGWEEAGPAQSDPTILDRMTEVLRRGGTVPAEFRHGS; this is encoded by the coding sequence ATGGGTTGTCGTGCCGTGAGACCGGCATCGACGGTTTGCGTTGTTCGTGATCCCGGACACCTTGAGGTCCTGATGGTGCAACGCACGATGGATGCGAACTTCATGCCTGGCGTGTGGGTTTTCCCCGGTGGGGCAGTCGACGACACCGATGCCAGCCCTCCGGCGGGGTTCGGCACACCACCGGTCGACGCGTGGCGCGTGGCCGCGCTGCGCGAGATGATCGAAGAGACCGGCATCTGGCTCACCACCGACGGAACCCTCGAGCGCGATGTCACCGAGGACGCCTTTGGCGCCGTCGAGGCGTCCGGTGTGAGTCTCGATCTCGGGGCACTTTTCTACTTCGCGAACTGGATCACACCGGCGGTTTTTCCGATCGGTTTCGACACCCGTTTCTTCGTTGCGGTGGTCGAAGACCACATCAACGGGACGATCGACGGTGATGAGCTCATCGACATGGCCTGGGTGACTCCGCAAGAAGCGCTCAAGCTCGACGGGGATCGCCGGTGGGAGCTTGCCTATCCGACGCGCAGGACCCTCCGTCTGCTCGCTGGCGAGTCGTCGAGCGGTTCACTCATCTCGCGCCTTGAGCGTGTCGGGTCGGTGCCTGCGGTGCAGCCGAGGCTGGTCGTGACCGACTCCGAGGTGTATCTCCTGACACCCGACGACGAGGGCTGGGAGGAGGCGGGCCCTGCACAGAGTGATCCGACGATCCTCGACCGGATGACCGAGGTGCTGCGCCGCGGGGGCACGGTCCCGGCGGAGTTCAGGCACGGCTCGTGA
- a CDS encoding M23 family metallopeptidase gives MRLRVLVAVAVAMAVAAPAYAQGGSEITQADVDRAREARSEAAASLAEATAEFEQAVADEEIAREKIAALARTISALELDIADRKVEVGELVRSRYMSGGPTGTERLFSAATFDQLPVQGEYYALVGEMDLITLRGLEAAEAHHRDQQALLDATLADQTALVESITSLRDDILAALEQADLAYNKVAVAFAEQEERKRREEEERRKREEAARAAAAAAEAPAATSTTASPNTTRTPPTTVATTTTAEATTTTTQGSTTTTTPPSAPPPVVTDGKTCPVNAATSFSDSWGARRSGGRTHKGVDMMAVRNAPLVAIETGVITRTSSSSLGGISIYLTGDSGSRYYYAHLESLADGVQKGLAVSAGDTIGFNGSSGNAPDWLPHLHFQYAPPASDWVNPYPLVRELC, from the coding sequence ATGCGACTCAGAGTCCTCGTAGCCGTTGCCGTCGCCATGGCGGTTGCAGCTCCCGCGTACGCGCAGGGCGGATCCGAAATCACACAGGCCGATGTCGACCGCGCCCGCGAGGCACGATCTGAAGCCGCCGCGTCCCTTGCCGAAGCAACCGCGGAGTTCGAGCAAGCGGTCGCGGATGAGGAGATCGCACGGGAGAAGATCGCTGCCCTCGCGCGGACGATCTCCGCGCTGGAACTCGACATCGCTGACCGCAAGGTCGAGGTGGGAGAGTTGGTGCGGAGTCGCTACATGTCCGGCGGCCCGACCGGTACCGAGCGCCTGTTCTCCGCCGCGACCTTCGACCAGTTGCCGGTCCAGGGCGAGTACTACGCCCTCGTCGGAGAGATGGACCTGATCACCCTGCGGGGCCTTGAGGCAGCCGAGGCGCATCACCGGGACCAGCAGGCGCTGCTCGATGCGACGCTTGCGGATCAGACCGCCCTCGTCGAGTCGATCACCTCGCTTCGTGATGACATCCTCGCGGCGCTCGAACAGGCAGACCTCGCCTACAACAAGGTGGCTGTCGCCTTTGCCGAACAGGAAGAGCGGAAACGGCGCGAGGAAGAGGAGCGCCGCAAGCGGGAGGAGGCTGCCCGCGCCGCCGCGGCTGCCGCAGAAGCCCCAGCGGCGACCTCCACGACGGCATCTCCGAACACGACTCGGACACCGCCGACGACCGTCGCAACGACCACGACCGCGGAGGCGACCACCACAACCACGCAGGGGAGCACGACCACCACAACACCGCCTTCGGCGCCGCCACCGGTTGTGACGGACGGAAAGACATGTCCGGTCAACGCCGCCACGAGCTTCTCCGATTCGTGGGGAGCCCGGCGTTCGGGGGGACGCACCCACAAAGGGGTCGACATGATGGCGGTCAGGAATGCTCCCCTGGTCGCGATCGAGACCGGTGTGATCACGAGAACCTCGAGCAGTTCGCTCGGCGGCATCTCGATCTACCTCACCGGTGATTCGGGCTCGCGTTACTACTACGCCCACCTCGAATCGCTCGCAGACGGTGTACAGAAGGGTCTTGCCGTGTCCGCTGGCGATACGATCGGCTTCAACGGCAGCTCGGGCAACGCCCCCGACTGGCTCCCGCACCTCCACTTCCAGTACGCCCCTCCCGCCAGCGACTGGGTCAACCCCTACCCCCTGGTACGAGAACTCTGCTAG
- a CDS encoding MBL fold metallo-hydrolase, which produces MIERVLAPNPSLYTGPGTNTYLLSDRDEVLIVDPGPVIASHEAAIGVAIGGRTPVGVVATHTHPDHAPLANPLARRLGVPVYGYGVGPGFVPDMRLADGGEIVFGERAVTAVHTPGHTADHLCFKLDDILLTGDHIMGGSTVVIEDAATYLESLYRVRDLAVARIEPGHGPSIDDAGAVINEYIDHRIAREAQILDAIRHGAHTIGDIIDTVYVGVPAGLRTATVRQVAVQLKKLFADGEVWFGEGVAEEQTQVRLREGERCDSESS; this is translated from the coding sequence GTGATCGAACGCGTGCTCGCCCCGAACCCGAGCCTGTACACGGGTCCCGGCACGAACACCTACCTCCTCAGTGACCGGGATGAGGTCCTCATCGTTGATCCGGGCCCCGTCATCGCCTCCCACGAGGCCGCGATCGGGGTCGCCATCGGCGGCCGCACGCCTGTCGGGGTCGTTGCCACCCACACCCATCCCGACCATGCCCCGCTGGCGAACCCCCTTGCGCGCCGGCTCGGGGTCCCGGTGTACGGGTACGGCGTCGGGCCGGGCTTCGTTCCCGACATGCGCCTCGCAGACGGCGGCGAGATCGTGTTCGGGGAACGGGCGGTGACGGCGGTGCACACCCCTGGTCACACGGCTGACCACCTCTGTTTCAAGCTCGACGACATCCTCCTCACCGGTGACCACATCATGGGCGGGTCGACCGTGGTGATCGAGGATGCTGCGACCTATCTCGAGAGCCTGTACCGGGTTCGGGATCTCGCCGTTGCGCGAATCGAGCCGGGACACGGCCCTTCCATCGACGATGCCGGCGCGGTCATCAACGAGTACATCGACCATCGTATCGCCCGCGAGGCCCAGATCCTCGACGCGATCAGGCACGGTGCGCACACCATCGGTGACATCATCGATACGGTGTATGTGGGTGTTCCTGCGGGGCTTCGTACGGCAACGGTGCGGCAGGTGGCGGTGCAGTTGAAGAAGCTTTTTGCCGATGGGGAGGTATGGTTCGGTGAGGGCGTGGCGGAGGAGCAAACACAGGTTCGCCTTCGAGAAGGGGAGCGATGCGACTCAGAGTCCTCGTAG
- the selA gene encoding L-seryl-tRNA(Sec) selenium transferase: MRMRDLPSVDALASVVARDTELPPALVVAMARKTIDTVREALAAGEEPPDPAEELTALVASIAASRPTRVINATGVLLHTNLGRAPLPADVAADAAEISRSASNVEIDVATGKRSRRSAYLEAILPVVTGAEAGFAVNNNAGALLLALASTAGRGKVAVSRGELIEIGGSFRLPSLMEASGATLVEVGTTNRTRRSDYEAVADRVDAILKVHPSNYRIDGFREEASWEELASLATQAGIPFIADIGSGLVDASAPWLGDRDRRWLADEPGVRQTVATGANLVLFSGDKLLGGPQAGVMVGTRAEIREAMRHPIARAVRLDGASIAGLAGVLDRYATAAVLTIPFWQMAAASVDEIRDRATQVAGTNPRVTIVDAESIPGAGSVPGATIPTVAIRIEGDADSAWSALAGWDTPIIATRSDGAVLIDLRSVDPSDDRTVAAAIEGAIV, from the coding sequence ATGAGAATGCGGGACCTGCCGTCCGTCGATGCGCTCGCGTCGGTGGTCGCGCGAGACACGGAACTTCCTCCCGCCCTCGTTGTGGCGATGGCTCGAAAGACCATCGACACCGTGCGTGAAGCCCTGGCGGCCGGCGAGGAGCCGCCTGATCCGGCCGAGGAACTCACGGCGTTGGTGGCTTCGATCGCTGCGAGCAGACCGACGAGGGTCATCAACGCGACGGGCGTCCTGCTCCACACCAACCTCGGACGCGCCCCTCTGCCCGCTGATGTCGCGGCCGATGCCGCCGAGATCTCCCGCTCGGCGAGCAATGTGGAGATCGATGTCGCGACCGGTAAGCGATCCCGGCGCTCTGCCTACCTCGAAGCGATCCTCCCGGTCGTAACCGGAGCCGAGGCCGGCTTCGCAGTCAACAACAACGCAGGAGCGCTGCTGCTCGCACTCGCGTCGACGGCGGGACGGGGAAAGGTGGCCGTTTCCCGAGGCGAGCTGATCGAGATCGGCGGTTCGTTCCGGCTCCCGTCGCTCATGGAAGCATCCGGGGCGACCCTCGTCGAGGTCGGCACCACGAACCGGACCCGCCGATCCGACTACGAGGCGGTTGCGGACCGGGTCGATGCCATCTTGAAGGTGCATCCCTCGAACTATCGGATCGACGGCTTCCGCGAGGAGGCGTCGTGGGAGGAGCTCGCAAGTCTCGCAACACAGGCCGGAATCCCTTTCATCGCGGACATCGGGAGCGGGCTGGTCGACGCGTCAGCTCCTTGGCTCGGCGACCGCGACCGCAGGTGGCTCGCAGACGAACCGGGTGTCCGCCAGACGGTTGCGACGGGGGCCAACCTCGTCTTGTTCTCCGGCGACAAGCTCCTCGGTGGGCCCCAAGCGGGTGTCATGGTCGGCACGAGGGCCGAGATCCGCGAGGCGATGAGGCATCCGATTGCTCGTGCGGTGCGTCTCGACGGCGCCTCGATCGCGGGACTCGCCGGTGTCCTCGATCGGTATGCGACAGCCGCTGTTCTCACCATCCCGTTCTGGCAAATGGCTGCGGCCTCCGTCGACGAGATCCGCGATCGGGCGACACAGGTGGCGGGTACGAACCCACGGGTCACCATCGTTGATGCCGAGTCGATCCCGGGAGCCGGATCGGTGCCGGGAGCGACGATACCGACGGTTGCGATCCGAATCGAAGGCGACGCGGATAGCGCGTGGTCCGCCCTCGCTGGTTGGGACACGCCCATCATCGCAACCCGCAGCGACGGAGCCGTCCTCATCGACCTGCGATCGGTCGATCCTTCCGACGATCGGACGGTTGCCGCCGCAATCGAAGGCGCCATCGTCTGA
- the selB gene encoding selenocysteine-specific translation elongation factor has product MPPQSKAPSSDMPIVGTAGHVDHGKSTLVEALTGRDPDRLAEEKRRGLTIDLGFAWMDVGGTELGFVDVPGHERFIKNMLAGVVGVDCALLVVAADSGWMPQTEEHAKILSLLGVPTGVIAVTRTDLVDDDTIELTTLEIAEEVADTPMASWPVVPVSAVTGDGLGDLQQVLVATALLATADVAAPFRMWVDRAFVIHGSGLVVTGTVQAGTLRTGDEIEVHPGSATARVRGLHHHDHAVDIVTAGQRAAINLSGIDLADARRGSRLSVPGTTADTTGLLVDVTTARGFDRLPNRGSFHVHLGTIDRPATIRTVRDSIVAITTDAPIPAVVKDRLILRESGRQAVVAGGTVIETRAAGRIGADAIERLAAAVTAAPDSDALADAILEARGHEAISVLKRATGGGAPSRAVMAGSTAVSLLRARHAVERAVGLTETYHAEHPRRAGIPIAELASRVGIAHDLMSSLVTGTEELDIADGTVRRPSFEGGLSDADEAAWAAARAALESSLDVPRASHLGLDTEVLHALIRRGDLERIEPDLVFTRAQIDQILGRLEGLDDPFTVAEFKEYFGMARRQSVPLLEWLDKQGITRRSGDTRTLVR; this is encoded by the coding sequence TTGCCGCCGCAATCGAAGGCGCCATCGTCTGACATGCCGATCGTCGGGACCGCTGGCCATGTCGATCACGGAAAATCGACGCTTGTCGAAGCCCTCACCGGACGCGATCCGGACCGCCTCGCCGAGGAGAAGCGGCGAGGCCTGACCATCGACCTGGGGTTCGCCTGGATGGATGTCGGCGGAACCGAGCTGGGGTTCGTGGATGTTCCCGGCCATGAGCGTTTCATCAAGAACATGCTCGCCGGCGTCGTCGGCGTGGATTGCGCTTTGTTGGTCGTCGCCGCTGACAGCGGTTGGATGCCACAGACCGAGGAGCACGCGAAGATCCTGTCGCTCCTCGGTGTCCCGACCGGTGTCATCGCGGTGACCCGGACCGATCTCGTCGACGACGACACGATCGAGCTCACCACGCTCGAGATCGCAGAGGAGGTTGCTGATACACCGATGGCGTCGTGGCCGGTCGTTCCGGTCTCCGCGGTCACCGGTGACGGGCTCGGTGATCTGCAACAGGTGCTGGTGGCAACGGCCCTGCTTGCTACCGCCGATGTCGCTGCGCCGTTCCGGATGTGGGTCGATCGCGCGTTCGTGATTCACGGTTCGGGTCTCGTCGTGACGGGAACCGTCCAGGCAGGAACGCTCCGCACCGGTGACGAGATCGAGGTGCATCCCGGTTCGGCCACGGCACGGGTCAGGGGGCTTCACCACCACGATCACGCGGTCGACATCGTCACCGCGGGGCAGCGAGCGGCGATCAACCTGTCGGGGATCGATCTCGCCGATGCCCGCCGCGGATCGAGGCTCAGCGTCCCCGGCACAACGGCCGACACCACCGGACTCCTCGTCGATGTGACCACCGCACGGGGATTCGACCGCCTCCCGAACCGCGGGTCATTCCATGTCCACCTCGGAACGATCGATCGTCCGGCAACGATTCGGACCGTCCGCGACTCGATTGTCGCGATCACGACCGATGCACCGATTCCAGCCGTTGTCAAAGACCGATTGATTCTCCGCGAGAGTGGCCGCCAGGCGGTCGTCGCCGGGGGAACCGTGATCGAAACACGGGCAGCCGGACGCATCGGCGCCGACGCCATCGAGCGGCTCGCCGCTGCGGTTACCGCAGCACCCGACTCCGACGCGTTGGCAGATGCCATCCTGGAGGCGAGAGGCCACGAGGCGATCAGCGTCCTCAAACGCGCCACCGGAGGTGGGGCGCCGTCGCGTGCCGTGATGGCAGGGAGCACCGCTGTTTCGCTGCTGCGGGCACGCCACGCCGTCGAACGGGCGGTTGGGCTCACCGAGACTTACCACGCCGAACACCCCAGACGCGCGGGGATACCGATCGCCGAGCTGGCTTCGCGGGTCGGGATCGCGCACGACCTGATGTCGAGCCTCGTCACCGGCACGGAGGAACTCGACATCGCCGACGGCACCGTGCGCAGACCCTCGTTCGAAGGTGGGCTCTCGGACGCCGACGAAGCGGCGTGGGCAGCGGCACGGGCCGCGCTCGAGTCGTCCCTCGATGTTCCAAGAGCCTCACATCTCGGCCTTGATACAGAGGTGCTCCACGCCCTGATTCGCCGAGGCGATCTTGAGCGGATCGAGCCCGACCTGGTCTTCACCCGCGCCCAGATCGATCAGATTCTCGGCCGCCTCGAGGGACTCGACGATCCGTTCACGGTCGCTGAATTCAAGGAGTATTTCGGCATGGCTCGACGCCAGTCCGTGCCGTTGCTCGAATGGCTCGACAAGCAGGGCATCACACGCAGAAGCGGGGACACCCGCACGCTCGTACGCTGA
- a CDS encoding WhiB family transcriptional regulator, whose amino-acid sequence MTAPDRSWHPTALCSGNHSHLFFPPSTQERKDERERREVRAKAVCQVCPVSPQCRDYAFEIKEPYGIWGGLTESERRAALAVR is encoded by the coding sequence GATCGTTCCTGGCACCCGACCGCGTTGTGCAGCGGCAACCACTCACATCTCTTCTTCCCTCCCAGTACCCAGGAACGCAAGGATGAACGAGAACGACGCGAGGTCAGGGCGAAGGCAGTCTGCCAGGTGTGCCCCGTGTCGCCGCAATGCCGCGACTACGCGTTCGAGATCAAGGAACCGTACGGAATCTGGGGTGGTCTCACGGAGTCCGAGCGACGCGCAGCGCTTGCGGTTCGCTGA
- a CDS encoding FxsA family protein has product MRVGTWLFALFVTVPIIEIVLFIVVGGWIGIWPTLLIVVLTAVIGSAMVSRQGRGAWRQLQAEIARGESPSRTLVHGAMILVAGALLLTPGFLTDLVGFLLLIPAFREALRSWFIAKLRARWVVVP; this is encoded by the coding sequence ATGCGTGTAGGGACCTGGCTGTTTGCACTGTTTGTCACCGTTCCGATCATCGAGATCGTTCTGTTCATCGTGGTGGGTGGCTGGATCGGTATCTGGCCGACGCTCCTGATCGTCGTGCTCACCGCGGTGATCGGATCGGCGATGGTCTCGAGACAGGGCCGGGGCGCCTGGCGCCAACTCCAAGCCGAGATCGCGCGGGGCGAGTCGCCGTCGCGGACCCTTGTCCACGGCGCAATGATCCTCGTTGCCGGTGCGCTGCTGCTCACTCCGGGTTTTCTGACCGACCTCGTGGGTTTCCTGCTGTTGATCCCTGCGTTCCGTGAGGCCCTTCGGTCGTGGTTCATCGCCAAACTCAGGGCAAGATGGGTTGTCGTGCCGTGA
- a CDS encoding aldehyde dehydrogenase family protein, translating to MNRESALSALGIDPDNSGAYAAGWRHGSGATIESIDPATEQSIGAVRMAGADDYEAAVEAAQTAFAQWRMVPAPQRGDYVRRIGNALREYKEPLGALVSMEVGKIKAEGEGEVQEMIDLADFAVGLSRQLYGLTIASERPRHRMFEQWHPLGPIGIITAFNFPVAVWSWNAFIGAVCGDTMIWKPSPVTPLTAIAVQNICHEVMDGSGFEGVFGLTVGDVDPIGAAMVDDRRLPLISATGSVRMGQQVGTQVAKRLGRSLLELGGNNAIIVMDDADLDLALRGALFAAAGTAGQRCTSLRRLIVHKDVADLLIKKLVAAYEQIPMGDPLDDGTLVGPLVSKAAVDTTKAALAIALEQGGELLAGGHEPDRTGYFFEPTLVRLPKDAPIAQEETFGPMMYLIEVSSFEEALAVNNGVPQGLSSAIFTNSLRTSERFLSAEGSDCGIANVNIGTSGAEIGGAFGGEKETGGGRESGSDAWKAYMRRQTVTVNWSADLPLAQGIEFG from the coding sequence ATGAATCGTGAATCTGCCCTCTCCGCCCTCGGTATCGACCCTGACAACTCCGGTGCCTATGCGGCTGGGTGGCGCCACGGCTCAGGGGCCACCATCGAATCGATCGATCCCGCAACGGAGCAATCAATCGGCGCCGTCCGGATGGCAGGCGCCGACGACTACGAGGCCGCCGTCGAGGCCGCCCAAACCGCATTCGCCCAATGGCGAATGGTCCCAGCGCCCCAACGCGGCGATTATGTGCGACGGATCGGGAACGCACTGCGCGAGTACAAGGAGCCGCTCGGCGCGCTCGTGTCGATGGAGGTCGGCAAGATCAAGGCAGAAGGGGAGGGTGAGGTCCAAGAGATGATCGATCTCGCGGACTTCGCGGTCGGCCTGTCCCGCCAACTGTACGGATTGACGATTGCCTCGGAACGACCACGCCACCGGATGTTCGAACAGTGGCATCCCCTCGGACCAATCGGGATCATCACGGCGTTCAACTTCCCCGTGGCGGTGTGGTCATGGAACGCGTTCATCGGTGCCGTGTGTGGCGACACAATGATTTGGAAACCTTCCCCCGTGACACCTCTGACGGCGATTGCGGTCCAGAACATCTGCCACGAGGTCATGGATGGCTCCGGCTTCGAGGGGGTCTTCGGCCTCACGGTCGGCGATGTGGACCCGATCGGCGCCGCGATGGTCGATGATCGCCGCCTTCCGCTGATCTCGGCCACCGGATCGGTGCGGATGGGGCAACAGGTCGGCACGCAGGTCGCCAAACGGCTCGGCCGTTCCCTGCTCGAGCTCGGTGGGAACAACGCCATCATCGTGATGGACGACGCCGATCTCGACCTCGCGCTGCGTGGCGCCCTCTTCGCGGCGGCGGGAACCGCGGGCCAGCGATGCACCTCGCTGCGTCGCCTGATCGTCCACAAGGATGTCGCCGACCTGCTGATCAAGAAACTCGTTGCGGCTTACGAACAGATCCCCATGGGCGATCCACTCGACGACGGCACCCTCGTCGGGCCGCTCGTCAGCAAGGCAGCCGTCGACACCACGAAAGCCGCCCTCGCCATTGCACTCGAGCAGGGAGGCGAGCTCCTCGCGGGTGGTCACGAGCCTGATCGAACCGGCTACTTCTTCGAGCCGACACTCGTGCGGCTCCCGAAGGATGCCCCCATCGCCCAGGAGGAGACCTTCGGCCCGATGATGTATCTCATCGAGGTGTCGTCATTCGAAGAGGCCCTTGCGGTCAACAACGGAGTTCCCCAGGGCCTGTCCTCTGCGATCTTCACCAACTCGCTTCGCACCTCGGAGCGCTTCCTGTCCGCGGAGGGGTCCGACTGTGGCATTGCCAATGTCAACATCGGAACCTCCGGGGCGGAGATCGGCGGCGCCTTCGGCGGGGAGAAGGAGACCGGTGGTGGGCGTGAGTCGGGTTCGGACGCCTGGAAGGCATACATGCGCCGCCAAACCGTCACCGTGAACTGGTCGGCGGACCTTCCTCTCGCACAGGGCATCGAGTTCGGCTGA
- a CDS encoding P-loop NTPase, producing the protein MSIVEDIRSTLARVIDPELGTDIVDLGMVGDISVRDGIATIGLALTIASCPMRGQIEGDIIRRVGAIPGVESVDVVTTVMSPEQRATLMERARLRARETAAPTAIDPSTRVVAVGSGKGGVGKSSLSVNLALAIKAQGHSVGLLDADIWGFSTPRMLGMTAVRLTANEDRKIVPILTNGVHLVSTGLLLDDEATALMWRGLMLSKALEQFLNDVAWPSDLGYLVVDMPPGTGDVQMALSRLLPQAEMVVVTTPQLAAQRVAARIADMARRSHMPIVGVIENMAGFTTDTGDHYAIFGEGGGAALAEELSVPLLGSVPIDPSVSMGSDAGEPIIINNPDTAAAKAITEAAAEITRLLPPLALDTCIGRLSAL; encoded by the coding sequence ATGAGCATCGTGGAGGACATCAGGTCGACCCTTGCGAGGGTGATCGATCCCGAGTTGGGCACCGACATCGTCGATCTCGGCATGGTCGGGGACATCTCGGTCCGCGACGGGATCGCAACCATCGGTCTCGCCCTGACGATCGCGTCGTGCCCGATGCGGGGCCAGATCGAAGGCGACATCATCAGGCGCGTCGGTGCGATCCCCGGGGTGGAGAGCGTCGATGTCGTCACCACCGTGATGTCGCCGGAGCAGCGCGCAACGCTGATGGAACGCGCACGCCTCCGCGCACGCGAAACGGCAGCCCCTACAGCGATCGACCCGTCGACGCGAGTTGTTGCCGTCGGCTCTGGCAAAGGCGGAGTCGGCAAGTCGTCACTCAGCGTCAACCTCGCGCTGGCGATCAAGGCCCAGGGCCATTCCGTCGGCCTCCTCGACGCCGACATCTGGGGCTTTTCCACCCCTCGCATGCTCGGGATGACCGCGGTACGGCTCACCGCAAACGAGGACCGCAAGATCGTTCCGATCCTCACCAACGGAGTTCATCTGGTGTCGACGGGGCTGCTGCTCGACGACGAGGCCACGGCACTGATGTGGAGGGGCCTGATGCTGTCCAAGGCCCTTGAGCAGTTCCTCAACGATGTGGCCTGGCCATCAGATCTGGGCTACCTGGTCGTCGACATGCCGCCCGGCACCGGGGATGTACAGATGGCGCTTTCGCGCCTGCTCCCACAGGCCGAGATGGTTGTGGTCACGACACCGCAACTCGCCGCGCAGAGGGTCGCGGCGAGGATCGCCGACATGGCAAGGCGTTCACACATGCCGATCGTGGGTGTGATCGAGAACATGGCGGGCTTCACCACCGACACCGGCGACCATTACGCGATCTTCGGGGAGGGCGGCGGCGCTGCGCTTGCCGAAGAGCTCTCCGTCCCGTTGCTGGGATCGGTACCCATCGACCCGTCGGTGAGCATGGGCTCGGATGCCGGCGAACCGATCATCATCAACAATCCCGACACCGCGGCCGCCAAGGCGATCACGGAAGCCGCCGCAGAGATCACACGCCTTCTTCCCCCCCTCGCCCTCGACACATGCATCGGCCGCCTCTCCGCGCTATAG